Proteins from one Amycolatopsis benzoatilytica AK 16/65 genomic window:
- a CDS encoding GAF domain-containing protein encodes MGETRNARLTFPDLPRMELDQLLGQLVERAEEVMATQGRLRGLLKANRIVTGDLALPTLLRRIIEAARDLIGARYAALGVLGPDGRLAEFVHTGMDPETVAKVGDLPAGKGLLGALIDDPRPIRLARISDDPRSSGFPEQHPPMDSFLGVPILIRDTVFGNLYLTECDHGEFTGEDEELALALAATAGQAIENARLYATSRKQQEWLQATAAITRDLITPGKDRPLRAIAGYTRDLAEADLVAILRPSRRRDCLRVDVAVGDQADRIAGRDIPLNTTLIGEVYQSGVPRAGSWQDQQSAEIASLVRVDAVLAVPLTGDNGVNGVLTGARAPGRPGFSDEDLTMAAAFAAQASVSQSLAGARAEQQRNELLEDRDRIAARLHEHVINRVYAVGLSLHTTLAHAKSPLVAQRLQAAISELDDVTLQIQDAVLQLDDLPNRGGQPLRERIQHLLDETATSHTVSTHFSGKLNQITGQLADDLLTALRKGLLVGAAGNDPAEVEVTIDEERVLLKVTSARAGGFDPAEADRVRALAERNGGTADITPTGMTWTVPGPATTR; translated from the coding sequence GTGGGCGAAACGCGCAACGCCCGGTTGACGTTTCCGGATCTCCCCCGGATGGAACTGGACCAGCTCCTCGGGCAACTCGTCGAGAGGGCCGAGGAGGTCATGGCCACGCAAGGCCGGCTCCGCGGCCTGCTGAAGGCGAACCGGATAGTGACCGGCGACCTCGCGCTGCCGACGCTGCTGCGCAGGATCATCGAAGCCGCGCGGGACCTGATCGGCGCCCGCTACGCCGCGCTCGGCGTGCTGGGACCGGACGGACGGCTCGCCGAATTCGTCCACACCGGCATGGACCCCGAAACCGTGGCGAAGGTGGGCGATCTGCCCGCGGGCAAAGGACTGCTCGGCGCCCTGATCGACGACCCCCGCCCGATCCGCCTCGCACGCATTTCCGACGACCCGCGCTCGAGCGGATTCCCCGAGCAGCATCCGCCGATGGACAGCTTCCTGGGCGTGCCGATCCTGATCCGCGACACCGTGTTCGGCAACCTCTACCTCACCGAATGCGATCATGGCGAATTCACCGGCGAGGACGAAGAACTTGCCCTGGCCCTGGCCGCGACCGCGGGCCAGGCAATCGAAAACGCGCGCCTCTACGCGACCTCGCGCAAACAGCAGGAATGGCTGCAGGCCACCGCCGCGATCACCCGCGACCTGATCACCCCAGGCAAGGACCGCCCGCTGCGCGCGATCGCCGGCTACACCCGCGATCTCGCCGAGGCCGACCTGGTCGCCATCCTGCGGCCTTCCCGGCGCCGCGACTGCCTTCGAGTCGATGTCGCGGTCGGCGACCAGGCCGACCGTATCGCCGGACGCGATATCCCGCTGAACACGACCCTCATCGGCGAGGTCTACCAGTCCGGCGTACCTCGTGCCGGGTCCTGGCAGGACCAGCAGTCCGCCGAGATCGCCAGTCTCGTCCGCGTCGACGCCGTGCTGGCGGTGCCCTTGACCGGCGACAACGGCGTCAACGGCGTGCTGACCGGCGCCCGCGCGCCCGGCCGCCCCGGCTTCTCCGACGAAGACCTGACGATGGCCGCGGCGTTCGCCGCGCAGGCCTCGGTGTCGCAGTCCCTGGCCGGGGCCCGCGCCGAACAGCAGCGCAACGAACTGCTCGAGGACCGGGACCGGATCGCCGCCCGGCTCCACGAGCACGTCATCAACCGGGTCTACGCCGTCGGCCTTTCCCTGCACACGACCCTGGCCCACGCCAAATCGCCGCTGGTCGCCCAGCGCCTTCAGGCCGCGATCAGCGAGCTTGACGACGTCACCCTCCAGATCCAAGACGCCGTCCTGCAACTCGACGACCTGCCCAATCGCGGTGGACAACCCCTGCGCGAACGCATCCAGCACCTTCTCGACGAGACAGCCACGTCGCATACGGTGTCGACCCACTTCTCCGGCAAGCTCAACCAGATCACCGGCCAGCTCGCCGACGACCTGCTCACCGCACTCCGGAAAGGACTCTTGGTCGGGGCGGCCGGGAACGACCCGGCCGAGGTCGAGGTGACCATCGACGAGGAGCGCGTCTTGCTGAAGGTCACCAGCGCCCGGGCCGGCGGCTTCGACCCCGCCGAGGCCGACCGGGTGCGCGCGCTCGCCGAACGGAACGGAGGCACCGCCGATATCACGCCCACCGGGATGACCTGGACCGTCCCCGGCCCGGCGACAACCCGTTGA
- a CDS encoding amino acid permease, whose amino-acid sequence MRRAQEVNEDEPAAHRSRTLGLTSATGLVAGSIVGTGVFTMPAVLAGAGTSSLVVLGVIAAGAALLAILFGQLTRRVPNTDGGLYAYARHEFGDFAGYLVGWCYWVSAWAGNAAIVASWVLYVESLSGIENPSVWVNVGIALAGLWIPAAINLAGVRQMAWFQNVTVALKFLPLLFVGVVGWFFVTKANFGAFNASGGSLYGAVGVAAGVALFAFIGVEVAAVTAKRVRDPGRNVGRASLLGTGASAVVYLAVSAAVMGLVPHDVLVSSGTPFVPAFEAILPGGSWAGKLVAALAVISGIGALNGWTLVTTEVSRAAAADGLFPRAFAWTDRKDTAWFGILLAALLPSLLMVWRYTSGTGLTVFSFLVNLTVVTVAIPYFLSACTQLAYLVSGNRRVHRWLLVRDLAITAAAVLFSLWVTFAAGYAAVYEAMLVLLAGLVLHALFKGRAAASAKRLAQADDTDQGGHWPRAA is encoded by the coding sequence ATGCGCAGAGCACAAGAAGTGAACGAGGACGAGCCAGCCGCGCATCGCAGCCGGACGCTCGGGCTGACCTCGGCCACCGGACTGGTGGCCGGCAGCATCGTCGGCACCGGCGTCTTCACCATGCCGGCGGTGCTGGCCGGGGCAGGGACCAGTTCGCTGGTCGTACTCGGCGTGATCGCGGCGGGCGCGGCGTTGCTGGCCATCCTTTTCGGACAGCTGACCCGGCGGGTGCCCAACACCGACGGCGGCTTGTACGCCTACGCCCGGCACGAGTTCGGCGATTTCGCCGGTTACCTGGTCGGTTGGTGCTACTGGGTTTCGGCGTGGGCGGGGAATGCGGCGATCGTCGCGTCGTGGGTGCTCTACGTGGAGTCGCTGTCCGGCATCGAGAATCCATCGGTGTGGGTGAACGTCGGCATCGCGCTGGCCGGGCTGTGGATACCGGCAGCGATCAACCTCGCCGGGGTGCGGCAGATGGCGTGGTTCCAGAACGTCACCGTGGCGTTGAAGTTCCTGCCGCTGCTGTTCGTCGGCGTGGTCGGCTGGTTCTTCGTGACGAAGGCCAACTTCGGCGCGTTCAACGCCTCCGGGGGCAGCCTCTACGGCGCCGTCGGGGTCGCCGCGGGCGTCGCGCTGTTCGCCTTCATCGGGGTCGAGGTGGCCGCGGTGACGGCGAAGCGGGTGCGCGATCCGGGCCGTAACGTCGGCCGCGCCTCCTTGCTGGGCACTGGCGCGAGCGCGGTGGTCTACCTGGCCGTGTCGGCGGCGGTGATGGGACTCGTCCCACACGACGTCCTCGTTTCGAGCGGCACTCCGTTCGTGCCCGCCTTCGAGGCGATCCTGCCGGGCGGCAGCTGGGCCGGGAAACTGGTCGCCGCGCTGGCCGTGATCTCCGGGATCGGCGCGCTGAACGGGTGGACCCTGGTGACGACCGAGGTGTCGCGCGCCGCGGCGGCGGACGGACTGTTCCCGCGCGCGTTCGCCTGGACCGACCGCAAGGACACCGCGTGGTTCGGCATCCTGCTGGCGGCGCTGCTGCCGTCGCTGCTGATGGTCTGGCGCTACACCTCCGGAACCGGCCTGACGGTCTTCTCTTTCCTGGTGAATCTGACGGTCGTCACGGTAGCCATCCCGTACTTCCTGTCCGCTTGCACCCAGCTGGCTTACCTCGTTTCGGGCAACCGCCGTGTGCACCGCTGGCTGCTGGTGCGCGACCTCGCCATCACGGCCGCCGCGGTGCTCTTCTCGCTGTGGGTCACCTTTGCCGCCGGATACGCCGCGGTATACGAGGCGATGCTCGTGCTGCTCGCGGGCCTGGTCTTGCACGCGCTGTTCAAGGGCCGCGCCGCAGCGAGCGCGAAACGCCTGGCCCAGGCCGACGACACCGACCAGGGCGGCCAC
- a CDS encoding MFS transporter, producing the protein MANHPLPAPGSWRTVVTRTQWLVLAGTTMGWALDGFAGSLYALILGPAMTELLPHSGIHPAAGAIGLYGGLTVALFLVGWGTGGILFGVLADYFGRVRVLSAGIVTYAVFTALAAFADTWWQLGLLRFVAGLGSGVEAPVGAALVAEVWRNRYRARACGVMMSGYALGFFISALCYSILGGYGWRLMMGIAVLPALLVYFIRRHVPEPPEIQGAIAARRARRARGQRHEHDRFVLRRLCTRPLLRPTLVGTALATGSLVAFWSVSTWYPQVIRQAAAAAALPPDVANSRVAVASMLFNAGGVLGYASWGFLADAIGRLRAFLTSFTISAVSVVLLFPFEPGWGLFLGLIPIAGFGLYGALSGILVYGPELFPPSVRASGMALYNGIGRYFTAAGPMVAGVIAVSWFGGDLGLATTCVVAVGLLGAFGLLFAPETRGLPLPSDPAIVPAAETAAPAEEKL; encoded by the coding sequence ATGGCGAACCATCCCCTCCCGGCGCCGGGGTCCTGGCGCACCGTCGTCACCCGTACCCAGTGGCTCGTGCTGGCAGGCACGACCATGGGCTGGGCCCTCGACGGCTTCGCGGGCAGCCTGTACGCGCTGATCCTCGGCCCGGCCATGACCGAACTGCTGCCGCACAGCGGAATCCACCCCGCGGCCGGCGCCATCGGCCTCTACGGCGGCCTGACCGTCGCGCTGTTCCTGGTCGGCTGGGGAACCGGCGGGATCCTCTTCGGCGTCCTCGCCGACTACTTCGGCCGGGTCCGGGTGCTCTCGGCGGGAATCGTCACCTACGCGGTCTTCACCGCACTCGCCGCGTTCGCGGACACCTGGTGGCAGCTGGGCCTGCTGCGGTTCGTCGCCGGGCTCGGCTCCGGCGTCGAGGCACCGGTCGGTGCGGCGCTGGTCGCCGAGGTGTGGCGCAACCGCTACCGGGCCCGCGCGTGCGGCGTGATGATGTCCGGCTACGCGCTGGGGTTTTTCATCTCGGCACTGTGCTACTCGATCCTCGGCGGCTACGGCTGGCGGCTGATGATGGGGATCGCCGTGCTGCCCGCGCTGCTGGTCTACTTCATCCGGCGGCACGTTCCGGAACCACCGGAGATCCAGGGCGCGATCGCCGCCCGCCGTGCCCGGCGGGCCCGCGGGCAGCGCCACGAGCACGACCGGTTCGTGCTGCGCCGGCTGTGCACCCGGCCGCTGCTGCGCCCCACCCTGGTCGGCACGGCGCTGGCCACCGGCTCGCTGGTCGCGTTCTGGAGCGTGTCCACCTGGTACCCGCAGGTCATCCGGCAGGCCGCCGCGGCCGCGGCGCTGCCCCCGGACGTGGCGAACTCCCGCGTCGCGGTCGCCTCCATGCTGTTCAACGCCGGCGGTGTGCTCGGGTACGCCAGCTGGGGTTTCCTCGCCGACGCGATCGGCAGGCTCCGGGCGTTCCTGACGAGCTTCACGATCTCGGCGGTCAGCGTCGTGCTGCTCTTCCCGTTCGAGCCGGGCTGGGGACTGTTCCTCGGCCTGATCCCGATCGCCGGGTTCGGCCTCTACGGCGCCTTGTCCGGCATTCTCGTCTACGGCCCGGAGCTGTTCCCGCCGTCGGTCCGCGCCAGCGGAATGGCGCTGTACAACGGGATCGGCCGGTACTTCACCGCGGCCGGCCCGATGGTCGCCGGCGTGATCGCCGTGTCCTGGTTCGGCGGTGACCTCGGCCTGGCCACCACGTGCGTGGTGGCGGTCGGCCTGCTCGGCGCGTTCGGGCTGCTGTTCGCGCCCGAAACCCGCGGCCTGCCGCTGCCGTCGGATCCCGCCATCGTCCCCGCCGCGGAAACCGCGGCTCCTGCCGAGGAGAAGCTCTGA
- a CDS encoding FAD-dependent monooxygenase: MSPYTHARAVVIGGSIGGLTTALLLRDLGFEVDVFERTPTPLDGRGGGIVLQPDTVRWFAERSNQDPEALSTATEYVQYLGARNEIVHRERRHWTYTSWGTFYRALLADFGTAHYHLGEFACGVSQDADHATVRFVSGRRAAAELVVFADGITSVGRRVLDPESTMEYSGYVGWRGTVPEHTLPADVRELMGNAISYSVVPHSHITLYPIPGETGTGPRDRLMNYVWYRNVPAGGELAEMLIDKRGFTGSVSLHPGQVQDRYVDEMRETAAKVLAPAAAEVVTATEQPYVQVVSDVRSAKMADGRIALLGDAASAARPHAAAGTAKAAADGWALADALTAADGDIPAALRKWEPAQLELGARLLARVKDMGERSQFRNTWTPGDPDLRFGLYGPVR; this comes from the coding sequence ATGTCCCCGTACACCCACGCCCGCGCCGTCGTGATCGGCGGCTCCATCGGCGGGCTGACCACCGCGCTGCTGCTGCGCGACCTCGGCTTCGAGGTCGACGTCTTCGAGCGCACCCCGACCCCGCTGGACGGCCGGGGCGGCGGGATCGTGCTGCAGCCGGACACGGTCCGCTGGTTCGCCGAACGCAGCAACCAGGACCCGGAGGCGTTGTCGACGGCCACCGAGTACGTCCAGTACCTGGGGGCGCGCAACGAGATCGTGCACCGCGAGCGGCGCCACTGGACCTATACCTCATGGGGCACCTTTTACCGCGCGCTGCTCGCCGACTTCGGCACCGCGCACTACCACCTCGGCGAATTCGCTTGCGGTGTCTCGCAGGACGCGGACCACGCGACCGTCCGGTTCGTCAGCGGCCGGCGGGCGGCGGCGGAGCTGGTGGTGTTCGCGGACGGGATCACCTCGGTCGGCCGCCGGGTGCTCGACCCGGAGTCCACAATGGAATACTCCGGCTACGTCGGATGGCGCGGCACCGTGCCCGAGCACACGCTGCCCGCCGACGTGCGGGAGCTGATGGGCAATGCGATTTCCTACAGCGTCGTTCCGCACTCGCACATCACCCTCTACCCGATCCCCGGCGAGACGGGGACCGGTCCGAGGGACCGGCTGATGAACTATGTCTGGTACCGCAACGTGCCCGCCGGCGGTGAGCTCGCCGAGATGCTGATCGACAAGCGGGGCTTCACCGGATCCGTTTCGCTGCACCCGGGTCAGGTCCAGGACCGCTACGTCGACGAGATGCGCGAGACCGCCGCGAAGGTGCTGGCGCCGGCCGCGGCCGAGGTCGTCACCGCCACCGAGCAGCCCTACGTCCAGGTCGTGTCCGACGTCCGGTCGGCGAAGATGGCCGACGGCCGGATCGCCCTGCTCGGCGACGCCGCGTCCGCCGCCCGCCCGCACGCCGCCGCCGGCACCGCCAAAGCCGCCGCCGACGGCTGGGCGCTCGCCGACGCGCTGACCGCCGCCGACGGCGACATCCCCGCCGCGCTGCGGAAGTGGGAGCCGGCCCAGCTCGAACTGGGCGCCCGGCTCCTGGCCCGGGTCAAGGACATGGGCGAACGCTCCCAGTTCCGCAACACCTGGACCCCCGGCGACCCCGACCTGCGGTTCGGCCTCTACGGCCCCGTCCGCTGA
- a CDS encoding MFS transporter, whose protein sequence is MSTAVPHAPAVPRSRKVRRAAVSGFFGSALEYYDFLIYGSAAALVFGKVFFPNAGATGTLLSIGTFGVAYVARPFGAVLWGHLGDKLGRRLALMLTIGLMGLATFAIGLLPSYASIGVAAPILLVVLRLVQGISAGGESPGSTSLTVEHAPDDRRAYYAGFSMSGMQLGMALGSLVFLPLTALSEQQLHTWGWRLPFLLSGVLTLVAFLLRRKLEEPEVFTGLRERASLPIVTLLREHWVTTLRVAVCSTVNVMGTIFTVFALAYATGPAHLSRPVMLAVVSLGNLGAVVAAPLVGRLSDRIGRKPVFVAGALGSGLSLFVLFGAIDAGNLPLVFAAGVIGMGVFAIMPVGVGAAYYPEQFPARVRYTGMAVGLMLGLLASGFAPALAQALSEGRSTWHPTVWICAGVAVLASVAALAGPETHRVPTENLGRR, encoded by the coding sequence ATGTCCACTGCCGTTCCGCACGCCCCCGCGGTGCCGAGATCCCGGAAGGTCCGCCGGGCGGCGGTTTCCGGGTTCTTCGGCAGCGCGCTGGAGTACTACGACTTCTTGATCTACGGGTCGGCCGCTGCCCTGGTCTTCGGCAAAGTGTTCTTCCCGAACGCCGGAGCGACCGGGACCCTGCTGTCGATCGGGACGTTCGGCGTCGCCTACGTCGCCCGCCCCTTCGGCGCCGTGCTGTGGGGCCACCTCGGGGACAAGCTCGGCCGCCGGCTCGCCCTCATGCTGACGATCGGCTTGATGGGCCTCGCGACGTTCGCGATCGGGCTGCTGCCTTCCTACGCCTCGATCGGCGTCGCGGCGCCGATCCTGCTGGTCGTGCTTCGCTTGGTGCAAGGCATCTCCGCGGGCGGCGAGTCGCCCGGATCGACTTCGTTGACCGTGGAGCACGCCCCGGACGACCGTCGCGCCTACTACGCCGGCTTCTCCATGAGCGGGATGCAGCTGGGAATGGCGCTGGGCAGCCTGGTGTTCCTGCCGCTGACGGCCCTGTCCGAACAGCAGCTGCACACTTGGGGCTGGCGGCTGCCGTTCCTGCTCAGCGGAGTGCTGACGCTCGTCGCCTTCCTGCTGCGGCGCAAACTCGAAGAACCGGAGGTGTTCACCGGCTTGCGTGAGCGCGCTTCGCTGCCGATCGTGACGCTGTTGCGCGAGCACTGGGTGACCACGCTGCGGGTCGCGGTCTGCAGCACGGTCAACGTCATGGGCACGATCTTCACCGTCTTCGCGCTCGCCTACGCCACCGGACCCGCGCACCTGTCCCGGCCGGTGATGCTCGCCGTGGTGTCGCTGGGCAACCTCGGCGCGGTGGTGGCGGCCCCGTTGGTCGGGCGGCTGTCGGACCGGATCGGCCGCAAACCGGTGTTCGTGGCCGGGGCACTGGGCTCCGGCCTGTCGTTGTTCGTGCTGTTCGGCGCGATCGACGCCGGGAACCTTCCCCTCGTGTTCGCCGCGGGGGTGATCGGCATGGGCGTGTTCGCCATCATGCCGGTCGGGGTGGGCGCGGCCTACTACCCGGAGCAGTTCCCCGCCCGCGTCCGCTACACCGGCATGGCGGTCGGGCTGATGCTCGGGCTGCTCGCTTCGGGGTTCGCGCCCGCGCTGGCGCAGGCTCTCAGCGAAGGCCGGAGCACCTGGCATCCGACCGTGTGGATCTGCGCGGGAGTAGCGGTGCTGGCGTCCGTCGCTGCATTGGCGGGGCCGGAGACCCACCGGGTGCCGACGGAGAACCTCGGCCGGCGCTGA
- a CDS encoding VOC family protein, giving the protein MISLDHIAVWSDNLYRTTADLSRATGLGSADGGYFPGLGLGQKLLSLGGYVYVEVESIVDHRMIAERAPLALELERQTAGGDCFAGLCLRSDDVEEVAEFARHHGITPSGDIDGGKVRMVPAQGSAPSVHAPDFRNSWLRGKPNLYHVPDLANHSSVLPPQPGTGDVRGTGVTAIELGGTAADLNAWLGDVAAPSDLGVDIAYNGGPDGLYAVTFDTTDGPRTIRLNPITHQATGS; this is encoded by the coding sequence GTGATCAGCCTCGACCACATCGCCGTCTGGTCGGACAACCTCTACCGCACCACCGCCGACCTGAGCCGGGCGACCGGCCTCGGCAGCGCCGACGGCGGCTACTTCCCCGGGTTGGGCCTGGGCCAGAAACTGCTTTCGCTCGGCGGGTACGTCTACGTCGAGGTCGAGAGCATCGTCGATCACCGGATGATCGCCGAGCGCGCCCCGCTGGCGCTGGAGCTGGAACGCCAGACCGCGGGCGGGGACTGCTTCGCCGGGCTGTGCCTGCGCAGCGACGACGTCGAGGAGGTGGCGGAGTTCGCACGGCACCACGGGATCACCCCGTCCGGGGACATCGACGGCGGCAAGGTCCGGATGGTTCCCGCGCAGGGGAGCGCGCCCTCGGTGCACGCACCGGACTTCCGGAACTCCTGGCTGCGCGGCAAGCCCAACCTCTACCACGTGCCCGACCTGGCGAACCATTCCAGCGTGCTCCCGCCCCAACCGGGCACCGGCGACGTGCGGGGGACCGGGGTGACCGCGATCGAGCTCGGCGGCACCGCGGCGGACCTGAATGCCTGGCTCGGCGACGTCGCCGCTCCCTCGGACCTCGGCGTCGACATCGCCTACAACGGCGGTCCCGACGGGCTGTACGCGGTCACCTTCGACACCACCGACGGCCCCCGCACCATCCGCCTGAACCCGATCACCCACCAAGCAACCGGGAGCTGA
- a CDS encoding NADH:flavin oxidoreductase/NADH oxidase: MSALFEPLRLRGLELPNRVWLSPMCQYSAGPDGVPTDWHLVHLGARVAGGFGLVLTESTAVSPEGRISPADVGLWSEEQVAGWRRITGFAHARGTAIGVQLGHAGRKASTRIPGQGRGTIPPADGGWPALAPSASAYRGFATPAEASPADLDRIAADFAAAAGRAVRAGFDAVEIHAGHGYLLHQFLSPRANRRTDAYGGSFENRTRLLLRVVDEVRAAWPDDRPLLVRVSATDWVAGGWTPDETVELARLLAARGVDLLDVTTGGLDPDQEIPVAPGYQVPFARRIASAVPGLPVSAVGLVTEPEQAEAIVADGAADAVLLAREALRDPSWPLRAMARLDPGLLAGAYPWQYGRAVPKPSTVA; this comes from the coding sequence ATGAGCGCGCTGTTCGAGCCGCTGCGGCTGCGCGGCCTGGAACTGCCGAACCGGGTCTGGCTTTCGCCGATGTGCCAGTACAGCGCCGGCCCCGACGGAGTCCCCACCGACTGGCACCTGGTCCACCTGGGCGCCCGGGTCGCCGGTGGGTTCGGACTGGTGCTCACCGAATCGACGGCGGTGTCCCCGGAGGGCCGGATCAGCCCGGCCGACGTCGGCCTGTGGTCGGAGGAGCAGGTCGCGGGGTGGCGGCGGATCACCGGCTTCGCGCACGCCCGTGGCACCGCCATCGGGGTCCAGCTCGGGCATGCCGGGCGCAAGGCGTCGACCCGGATCCCCGGGCAGGGCCGGGGCACGATTCCGCCGGCCGACGGCGGCTGGCCGGCCCTGGCGCCGTCGGCGTCGGCCTACCGCGGGTTCGCGACGCCGGCCGAGGCGTCACCAGCCGACCTGGACCGGATCGCCGCGGACTTCGCCGCGGCGGCCGGGCGGGCGGTGCGGGCCGGGTTCGACGCCGTCGAAATCCACGCCGGGCACGGTTACCTGCTGCACCAGTTCCTTTCGCCGCGGGCCAATCGCCGCACCGACGCCTACGGCGGCTCGTTCGAGAACCGGACCCGCCTGCTCCTGCGGGTGGTCGACGAAGTCCGCGCCGCCTGGCCGGACGACCGGCCGCTCCTCGTGCGGGTCTCGGCCACCGACTGGGTGGCCGGCGGCTGGACCCCGGACGAGACCGTCGAGCTGGCCCGGCTGCTGGCGGCTCGCGGGGTCGACCTGCTCGACGTAACCACCGGCGGGCTGGACCCCGACCAGGAGATCCCGGTCGCGCCTGGCTACCAGGTGCCGTTCGCGCGGCGGATCGCCTCCGCCGTGCCCGGGCTGCCGGTCTCCGCGGTCGGGCTCGTCACCGAGCCGGAGCAGGCGGAGGCGATCGTCGCCGATGGCGCCGCCGACGCCGTCCTGCTGGCGCGGGAAGCGCTGCGCGATCCGTCCTGGCCGTTGCGGGCGATGGCCCGGCTGGACCCCGGCCTGCTCGCGGGGGCCTATCCGTGGCAGTACGGCCGAGCCGTCCCGAAACCGTCCACAGTGGCCTGA
- a CDS encoding amidohydrolase family protein: MSGGIDVHAHWLPADLFGLPPGAPYGPLRDRDGELHLGEVPLSIATRAMSDVPAIRADMAEAGLAVRVLSAPPFAFPVAGPASDYVDAFNDALAEVVAGSDGALAGLGLVPLDDAGAATTRLEGLASAPGIAGVAIPPLLGGASLDSGVLRHVLGECARLGLSVLVHPMQLPRHEWSGHYLANLIGNPVETATAVAALLLGGVLDALPGLRICFVHGGGCTPGLLGRWDHGWRTRPDVRRDSARPPGEAVRDLWFDTVTHDPALLGLLTERAGKQAVVCGSDYPFDMAQRDPLGFATGSGLDAATLTANARAFLGQAR, translated from the coding sequence GTGAGCGGCGGGATCGACGTCCACGCGCACTGGCTGCCCGCGGACCTCTTCGGGCTGCCGCCGGGTGCGCCGTACGGGCCGCTTCGCGATCGTGACGGCGAACTGCACCTCGGCGAGGTGCCGCTATCGATCGCCACCCGCGCGATGAGCGACGTCCCGGCGATCCGGGCCGACATGGCCGAAGCGGGCCTCGCCGTGCGCGTGCTTTCCGCGCCCCCGTTCGCGTTTCCGGTGGCGGGTCCGGCTTCGGACTACGTCGACGCGTTCAACGACGCGCTCGCCGAGGTCGTCGCCGGGTCCGACGGCGCGCTGGCCGGGCTCGGCCTGGTGCCGCTCGACGACGCCGGAGCGGCCACCACCCGGCTCGAAGGGCTGGCCTCGGCGCCCGGCATCGCCGGGGTGGCGATCCCGCCGCTGCTCGGCGGCGCGTCGCTGGACTCCGGCGTCCTGCGGCACGTGCTCGGCGAGTGCGCCCGGCTCGGGCTTTCGGTGCTGGTGCACCCGATGCAGCTGCCGCGGCACGAATGGTCCGGGCACTACCTGGCCAATCTGATCGGCAACCCGGTGGAGACGGCGACCGCGGTGGCCGCGCTGCTGCTCGGCGGTGTCCTCGACGCGCTGCCCGGCCTGCGGATCTGTTTCGTGCACGGCGGAGGCTGCACGCCGGGCCTGCTGGGCCGCTGGGACCACGGCTGGCGCACTCGGCCGGACGTCCGCCGCGACTCGGCCCGCCCACCGGGGGAAGCGGTGCGGGACCTGTGGTTCGACACAGTCACCCACGATCCGGCGCTGCTCGGCCTGCTCACCGAACGGGCCGGCAAGCAGGCCGTCGTGTGTGGCAGCGACTACCCGTTCGACATGGCCCAGCGCGACCCGCTCGGGTTCGCCACCGGAAGCGGGCTGGACGCCGCCACGCTCACCGCGAACGCCCGCGCCTTCCTCGGGCAGGCCCGATGA